Proteins encoded together in one Peribacillus asahii window:
- the dnaN gene encoding DNA polymerase III subunit beta — protein MKFIIQRDRLVHSVQEVMKAVTSRTTIPILTGIKINTTTEGITLTGSDSDISIQSFIPAEEDGNEIVEVQTSGDIVLNARFFSEIVKKLPMDTVEIEVQTNFQTIIRSGKAEFNLNGLDPEEYPHLPIIEEANLFKLPTDLLKTLIRQTVFAVSTSETRPILTGVNLKVENDELTCIATDSHRLAMRTANIESKINGTYSVVIPGKSLNELSKILDDTNELIEIVITENQVLFKAKNLLFFSRLLEGNYPDTSRLIPTDSKTDVIVKTKELLQAIDRASLLAKENRNNVVKLLTHDGGVIEVSSNTPEVGKVVEEIVAEAIEGEELKISFSAKFVMDALKALEGTDIKISFTGAMRPFVICPLHDDRMLQLILPVRTY, from the coding sequence ATGAAATTTATCATTCAACGAGATCGATTAGTTCATAGTGTTCAAGAAGTAATGAAAGCTGTTACATCTAGAACAACGATTCCGATTTTAACAGGGATTAAAATCAATACGACAACAGAGGGAATTACACTTACAGGAAGTGATTCTGATATTTCTATTCAATCTTTTATTCCGGCGGAGGAAGATGGGAATGAAATTGTCGAAGTACAAACAAGTGGTGATATTGTTTTAAATGCTCGTTTTTTTAGTGAAATTGTGAAGAAGTTACCAATGGATACTGTAGAAATTGAAGTTCAAACAAACTTTCAAACAATTATTCGTTCGGGAAAAGCAGAGTTTAATCTAAATGGCCTAGACCCAGAAGAATATCCACATCTGCCTATCATTGAAGAAGCCAATTTATTTAAATTGCCAACGGATCTTTTAAAAACATTAATTCGCCAAACTGTATTTGCAGTGTCCACCTCAGAAACACGCCCAATCTTGACAGGTGTAAACTTGAAGGTTGAAAATGATGAGTTGACATGTATTGCTACAGACAGTCACCGTTTGGCTATGAGAACAGCCAACATTGAAAGTAAAATCAATGGTACTTATAGTGTTGTTATTCCAGGAAAAAGCTTGAATGAACTAAGTAAAATTCTCGATGATACGAATGAATTAATCGAGATTGTTATTACAGAAAATCAAGTTCTGTTTAAAGCGAAAAATTTATTATTCTTCTCTAGATTACTAGAGGGGAATTATCCGGATACATCTCGACTTATTCCGACAGATAGTAAAACAGATGTGATTGTTAAAACGAAAGAGCTCTTACAAGCGATTGATCGAGCATCTTTATTGGCGAAAGAAAACCGCAATAATGTAGTCAAATTATTGACACATGACGGGGGAGTTATTGAAGTATCGTCTAATACCCCCGAAGTCGGTAAAGTGGTAGAGGAAATTGTTGCTGAAGCCATTGAAGGAGAAGAATTAAAAATCTCTTTTAGTGCAAAGTTTGTTATGGATGCATTAAAAGCATTAGAAGGTACAGATATTAAAATTAGTTTTACAGGAGCGATGCGTCCATTCGTTATTTGTCCACTTCATGATGATCGAATGCTGCAATTAATCCTTCCGGTTAGAACCTATTAG
- the yaaA gene encoding S4 domain-containing protein YaaA gives MTEIQISTEYITLGQFLKLADVIQSGGMAKWFLSEHEVFINNELDVRRGRKLRVGDKIEIPEFGSFTIIG, from the coding sequence ATGACAGAAATACAAATCAGTACGGAATATATTACATTGGGACAGTTTTTAAAGCTTGCTGATGTGATTCAAAGCGGCGGTATGGCGAAATGGTTCTTAAGTGAACATGAAGTATTTATTAATAATGAGCTCGATGTACGGAGAGGAAGAAAGTTAAGAGTGGGTGACAAAATCGAGATTCCCGAATTCGGTAGCTTTACGATTATCGGCTAA
- the recF gene encoding DNA replication/repair protein RecF (All proteins in this family for which functions are known are DNA-binding proteins that assist the filamentation of RecA onto DNA for the initiation of recombination or recombinational repair.) — protein sequence MYIENIHLRNYRNYEEVELSFENKVNVILGENAQGKTNVMESIFVLAMAKSHRTSNDKELIRWDEEYAKIEGRVKKRNTSLPLELTIAKKGKKAKVNHIEQQKLSQYVGSMNVVMFAPEDLHLVKGSPQVRRRFIDMEIGQISPVYLHDMSQYHKIVQQRNHYLKLLQTKKQSDTTMLDVLTEQFIQHAAKIVEKRYQFLAVLQEWAKPIHSGISRNLEELKIQYKPSLHVLETMDLSKIIEVFQETCDRIKTKEIDRGVTLVGPHRDDLIFYVNDRDVQTFGSQGQQRTTALSLKLAEIELIHAEIGEYPILLLDDVLSELDDYRQSHLLNTIQGKVQTFVTTTSVEGIDHQTLKDASTFFVKQGTITKVK from the coding sequence ATGTATATCGAAAACATTCATTTGAGAAATTACCGAAATTATGAAGAAGTTGAGCTTTCCTTTGAAAACAAAGTAAATGTCATTCTAGGGGAAAATGCTCAAGGGAAAACGAATGTCATGGAATCAATCTTTGTTTTGGCAATGGCAAAGTCCCATCGAACTTCAAATGACAAAGAACTCATTCGCTGGGACGAAGAATATGCTAAAATAGAAGGTAGAGTTAAAAAGCGAAATACATCCTTACCACTTGAATTGACCATTGCCAAAAAAGGAAAAAAGGCAAAAGTTAATCATATTGAACAACAGAAACTTAGCCAATATGTAGGCAGCATGAATGTGGTTATGTTTGCACCAGAAGATCTTCATTTAGTGAAGGGGAGCCCGCAAGTTCGACGTCGTTTTATTGATATGGAGATTGGTCAAATATCTCCTGTTTATCTTCATGATATGAGTCAATACCATAAAATTGTGCAACAACGAAATCACTATTTAAAATTGTTGCAAACGAAAAAACAAAGTGATACAACGATGCTCGACGTTTTAACAGAACAGTTTATTCAACATGCAGCGAAAATTGTCGAAAAAAGATATCAATTTTTAGCTGTTTTACAAGAATGGGCAAAACCAATCCATTCTGGTATATCAAGAAATTTAGAAGAATTGAAAATACAATATAAACCATCTCTTCATGTATTAGAAACTATGGATTTGTCGAAAATAATAGAAGTGTTTCAAGAAACATGTGATCGAATAAAGACAAAAGAAATAGACCGTGGAGTTACATTAGTGGGCCCTCATCGTGATGATCTTATTTTTTATGTCAATGATCGTGATGTGCAAACCTTTGGTTCACAAGGTCAGCAACGCACAACGGCTCTATCTTTAAAATTAGCAGAAATAGAACTCATTCATGCAGAAATAGGCGAATATCCAATTCTACTTTTAGATGACGTTTTATCAGAGCTGGATGACTACCGGCAATCTCATTTATTAAATACAATTCAAGGAAAAGTTCAAACATTTGTTACAACAACTTCTGTTGAAGGAATCGATCATCAAACGTTAAAAGACGCATCCACCTTTTTTGTGAAACAAGGAACGATTACAAAGGTAAAGTAA
- the remB gene encoding extracellular matrix regulator RemB has product MYLHIGEDILVKTDEIVTILDKKLLESSPILAEFLQQKADVTLHLAKNSIKSIVVTTKHVYYSPLASMTLKKRSQQHSIVVDE; this is encoded by the coding sequence ATGTATCTTCATATCGGTGAAGACATTCTTGTAAAGACAGATGAAATTGTGACGATTTTAGATAAAAAGCTGCTCGAATCTTCCCCTATACTTGCAGAGTTTCTACAGCAAAAGGCAGATGTCACATTGCATTTAGCGAAGAATTCCATAAAGTCCATTGTTGTGACAACTAAGCATGTATATTACTCACCTCTTGCTTCAATGACTTTAAAAAAACGTTCGCAGCAACATTCAATTGTAGTAGATGAATAA
- the gyrB gene encoding DNA topoisomerase (ATP-hydrolyzing) subunit B, producing the protein MEQSELQPQEYGADQIQVLEGLEAVRKRPGMYIGSTSSKGLHHLVWEIVDNSIDEALAGFCTEIQVKIEEDNSITVVDNGRGIPVGIQEKMGRPAVEVILTVLHAGGKFGGGGYKVSGGLHGVGASVVNALSTLLEVFVHIDGNIYYQQYKRGVPQADLQIIGETDRTGTTIHFVPDGEIFRETLEYEYDTLATRIRELAFLNKGLKLAIEDKRGEGKSNEYHYEGGIKSYVEHLNRSKEVLHAEPIFMEGEKDGISVEIALQYNESYISNVFSFANNIHTYEGGTHESGFKAGLTRVINDYARKNGLIKESDANLSGEDVREGLTAIVSIKHPDPQFEGQTKTKLGNSEVRSVADSILSEKLDAFMYENPAVARKIVDKGLMAARARLAAKKAREMTRRKNALEVSSLPGKLADCSSKDPAISELYIVEGNSAGGSAKQGRDRHFQAILPLRGKILNVEKARLDRILSNAEIGTIITALGTGIGDEFNIEKARYHKIVIMTDADVDGAHIRTLMLTFFYRYMRKIIEYGYIYIAQPPLYKIQQGKKVEYAYNDRQLEEIMAGLPSTPKPNLQRYKGLGEMNPEQLWETTMNPDTRTLLQVSLKDAIEADETFEMLMGDKVEPRRNFIEENAIYVKNLDI; encoded by the coding sequence ATGGAACAAAGTGAACTACAACCTCAAGAATACGGTGCAGATCAAATACAAGTATTAGAAGGCTTAGAAGCTGTACGTAAACGTCCAGGGATGTATATCGGAAGTACGTCTTCAAAAGGTTTACACCACCTTGTTTGGGAAATTGTCGATAATAGTATCGATGAAGCACTCGCAGGTTTTTGTACAGAAATCCAGGTAAAAATTGAAGAAGATAATAGTATTACAGTCGTCGATAATGGACGAGGGATTCCCGTTGGTATACAAGAAAAGATGGGGCGCCCTGCTGTAGAAGTTATTTTAACTGTCCTTCATGCTGGAGGTAAATTTGGCGGCGGAGGTTATAAAGTATCTGGTGGATTGCATGGAGTAGGTGCTTCCGTTGTAAATGCCCTCTCTACATTATTGGAAGTATTTGTTCATATAGATGGAAATATTTATTACCAGCAATATAAGCGAGGCGTTCCACAAGCTGATTTACAAATTATCGGTGAAACAGATCGTACAGGAACGACTATTCACTTCGTACCAGATGGCGAAATCTTTAGAGAAACGTTGGAATATGAGTATGACACGTTAGCGACAAGAATTCGAGAGCTTGCCTTCTTAAATAAAGGGTTAAAGCTCGCTATTGAAGATAAACGCGGTGAAGGGAAGTCTAATGAGTACCATTATGAAGGTGGAATTAAATCGTATGTGGAGCATTTAAATCGTTCAAAGGAAGTGCTTCATGCAGAACCAATTTTCATGGAGGGCGAAAAAGACGGTATTTCCGTGGAAATAGCTCTTCAATACAATGAAAGCTATATTAGTAATGTATTCTCCTTTGCTAATAATATTCATACGTATGAAGGGGGAACTCATGAATCAGGCTTCAAAGCGGGGTTAACTCGTGTCATTAATGACTATGCACGTAAAAATGGTTTAATCAAGGAATCCGATGCTAATTTATCAGGTGAAGATGTTCGTGAAGGATTAACAGCTATTGTTTCTATTAAACACCCTGACCCACAATTTGAAGGGCAAACGAAAACGAAACTGGGTAACTCTGAAGTACGGTCTGTAGCAGACTCTATTCTATCTGAAAAGCTCGATGCCTTTATGTATGAAAATCCAGCTGTAGCTAGAAAAATCGTAGATAAAGGCTTGATGGCTGCGCGTGCTCGCCTTGCAGCGAAAAAGGCTCGTGAAATGACGAGAAGAAAAAATGCTTTAGAAGTTTCAAGTTTGCCTGGGAAATTGGCAGACTGTTCATCAAAAGATCCTGCCATTAGTGAATTATATATCGTAGAAGGAAACTCAGCGGGCGGATCCGCAAAACAGGGGCGTGATCGTCATTTCCAAGCGATTCTGCCTCTAAGAGGAAAAATTCTAAACGTAGAAAAAGCTCGTTTAGATCGCATTCTTTCCAATGCTGAAATCGGTACGATTATTACCGCACTGGGGACAGGGATTGGTGATGAATTTAATATTGAAAAAGCAAGATATCATAAGATTGTTATTATGACGGATGCCGATGTCGATGGTGCTCATATTCGTACTCTTATGCTAACCTTTTTCTACAGATATATGAGAAAAATTATTGAGTACGGCTATATTTATATTGCTCAACCACCATTATATAAAATTCAACAAGGTAAAAAAGTAGAATATGCTTATAATGACCGTCAGCTTGAGGAAATTATGGCAGGGTTACCAAGTACACCTAAACCTAATTTACAGCGTTATAAAGGGCTTGGTGAAATGAATCCAGAGCAGCTATGGGAAACGACAATGAACCCTGATACACGTACGCTATTACAAGTCAGTTTAAAAGATGCGATTGAAGCGGATGAAACTTTCGAAATGTTAATGGGGGATAAAGTAGAGCCGCGTCGTAACTTTATTGAGGAAAATGCCATTTACGTTAAAAATTTAGATATTTGA
- the gyrA gene encoding DNA gyrase subunit A, producing the protein MSEQERSNVKEINISTEMRTSFLDYAMSVIVSRALPDVRDGLKPVHRRILYAMNDLGITADKPYKKSARIVGDVIGKYHPHGDSAVYETMVRMAQPFNYRHMLVDGHGNFGSVDGDQAAAMRYTEARMSKISMELVRDLNKDTIDYQDNYDGSEREPAVMPARFPNLLVNGSSGIAVGMATNIPPHQLGEVIDGVLALSKNPDITIQELMEYIPGPDFPTAGYILGRSGIRKAYETGRGSIVQRAKVDIEVKPNGKQMILVTEIPYQVNKARLIEKIADLAREKRIEGITDLRDESDRNGMRIVMEVRKDVNTSVLLNNLYKHTSMQTTFGINLLALVDGQPKVLNLKQCLYYYLEHQKVVIRRRTEFELRKAEARAHILAGLRIALDHLDEVIALIRSSKTTDIAREGLMEKFSLSEKQAQAILDMRLQRLTGLEREKIEEEYQAIMALIAELKAILADEEKVLEIIREELLEIKERFNDTRRTEILLSGFESLEDEDLIPEETIIVTLTHNGYIKRLPASTYRSQKRGGRGIQGMGTNEDDFVEHLLTTSTHDTLLFFTNKGKVYRAKGYEIPEYGRTAKGLPLINLIEVEKGETVNAIIPVKEFADDWFLFFTTKHGISKRTPLSSFAHIRNNGLIALGLREDDELISVRMTDGNKQIIIGTKTGMMIRFPESDVRTMGRTAAGVKGISLRAEDEVVGMEILEEQEEILIVTKNGYGKRTAEEEYRIQSRGGIGIKTCNVTEKNGELVSIKTVVPGAEEDLMLITAAGVLIRMAVEDISKTGRSTQGVKLIRLEEAENEYVSTVAIVEREDDKEEDDEENSSEIVTEEIDGDE; encoded by the coding sequence ATGTCAGAACAAGAAAGATCCAATGTTAAAGAAATCAATATTAGTACCGAAATGCGGACTTCGTTTTTAGATTATGCAATGAGTGTTATTGTGTCACGAGCCTTACCTGATGTCAGAGATGGACTGAAACCCGTTCATCGGAGAATTTTGTATGCAATGAATGACCTTGGAATTACAGCAGATAAACCTTATAAGAAATCTGCTCGTATTGTTGGAGATGTTATTGGTAAGTACCATCCGCATGGTGATTCAGCTGTATATGAAACAATGGTACGTATGGCTCAACCATTTAACTACCGCCATATGCTTGTAGACGGCCATGGGAATTTCGGTTCTGTTGACGGCGACCAGGCAGCGGCCATGCGTTATACAGAAGCGAGAATGTCTAAAATTTCAATGGAACTCGTACGGGATTTGAATAAAGATACTATCGACTATCAGGACAACTATGATGGTTCTGAAAGAGAACCTGCTGTTATGCCGGCCCGTTTCCCTAATTTATTGGTAAATGGTTCATCAGGAATTGCCGTGGGAATGGCTACAAATATTCCACCGCATCAATTAGGAGAAGTCATCGATGGTGTTCTTGCTTTAAGTAAAAATCCTGATATTACAATTCAAGAGTTAATGGAGTATATTCCAGGTCCAGATTTCCCAACAGCCGGTTATATTTTAGGGCGTAGTGGAATTAGAAAGGCATATGAGACAGGCAGAGGTTCCATTGTCCAGCGAGCAAAAGTAGATATTGAAGTGAAACCTAATGGAAAACAAATGATTCTTGTGACTGAAATTCCGTATCAAGTAAATAAAGCGAGACTAATCGAAAAAATTGCTGATCTTGCTCGTGAGAAGAGAATTGAAGGGATTACAGACTTAAGGGATGAATCGGACCGAAATGGTATGCGTATCGTTATGGAAGTTCGGAAAGATGTGAATACGAGTGTTTTATTAAATAATTTATATAAACATACATCTATGCAAACGACATTCGGTATTAACCTTCTAGCTCTTGTAGATGGCCAGCCGAAAGTATTGAATTTAAAACAATGCTTATATTATTACTTAGAACATCAAAAAGTGGTTATTCGCCGTCGCACAGAGTTTGAACTACGGAAAGCGGAAGCTCGTGCTCATATTTTAGCGGGATTGCGAATTGCTCTCGATCACTTAGATGAAGTTATTGCTTTAATCCGTAGTTCGAAGACGACTGATATTGCGCGTGAAGGTTTGATGGAGAAGTTTTCACTTTCAGAAAAACAAGCGCAAGCAATCTTAGATATGCGTCTTCAGCGTTTAACCGGTTTAGAACGTGAAAAAATTGAAGAAGAATATCAAGCGATTATGGCTCTTATTGCAGAATTAAAAGCGATTTTAGCTGATGAAGAAAAAGTGCTAGAAATTATTCGTGAAGAGCTTCTTGAAATTAAAGAGCGTTTTAATGATACAAGACGTACGGAAATTTTACTAAGCGGCTTTGAGAGTTTAGAGGATGAAGACTTAATTCCGGAAGAAACTATTATTGTTACGTTAACGCACAATGGCTATATTAAACGTTTACCTGCTTCAACATATCGCAGTCAAAAACGCGGTGGCCGTGGTATTCAAGGAATGGGAACAAATGAAGATGACTTTGTAGAGCATCTTTTAACAACCTCAACACACGATACGCTGCTGTTCTTTACAAATAAAGGGAAGGTATATCGAGCTAAAGGCTATGAAATCCCAGAGTACGGAAGAACAGCAAAAGGTTTACCTTTGATCAACCTAATAGAGGTCGAGAAAGGGGAAACGGTTAATGCGATTATCCCAGTGAAGGAATTTGCGGATGATTGGTTCTTATTCTTTACAACGAAACATGGAATATCAAAACGAACTCCTTTATCTTCTTTTGCTCATATTCGTAACAATGGATTAATTGCATTAGGTTTACGAGAAGATGATGAGTTAATTTCTGTTCGTATGACAGATGGTAACAAACAAATTATCATTGGAACAAAAACAGGAATGATGATTCGTTTCCCAGAAAGCGATGTTCGTACGATGGGAAGAACAGCAGCGGGAGTTAAAGGAATTTCTCTACGTGCTGAAGATGAAGTCGTCGGTATGGAAATATTAGAAGAGCAAGAGGAAATCTTAATTGTTACGAAAAATGGATATGGAAAACGAACAGCTGAAGAAGAATATCGAATTCAAAGTCGTGGCGGTATAGGGATTAAAACATGTAACGTTACTGAGAAAAATGGTGAGCTTGTCTCTATTAAAACAGTAGTGCCTGGAGCGGAAGAAGATTTAATGCTTATTACGGCAGCGGGTGTTTTAATTCGAATGGCTGTTGAAGATATTTCAAAAACAGGTCGCAGCACACAAGGTGTAAAACTTATTCGTCTTGAAGAAGCAGAGAATGAATATGTATCTACCGTTGCAATTGTTGAACGTGAAGATGACAAAGAAGAAGATGATGAAGAGAATTCTTCTGAAATTGTGACAGAAGAAATTGACGGAGATGAGTGA
- a CDS encoding YaaC family protein — protein MEKFDFSINLKNSKELLSLFINTGYFDSLLPFFSASSSQLFLRKHYTQLHIPNAEQKSYENCYPFIYYLEHAKTYYEQASIAPLSIQPTLTFYGFVQLLKACLLTVDPNYPESTSLLAHGVTTRKRKKQQYEFLKDEVKVQKNGLITCLAEKIFNIKQLEGEKFTMETLLKEIPEMQMNSPIHSSKQFETLTLTHQGFLLPSSILDHYQMTSSRFVEFLSSKIKLTLSLEENKKDLIITPKDVLYYNGNSPIHYNTYSKNFMLSLNKQSPCYVLPELLLHYLILYNLSMIARYETEWWSELFKTMPNDDYPTIIQFLKITPSKTTFLVSKWLNEFNKKDQLFS, from the coding sequence ATGGAAAAGTTTGATTTTTCTATTAATTTAAAAAATTCAAAGGAGCTGTTATCTTTGTTTATAAACACTGGTTATTTTGATTCCCTTTTGCCTTTTTTTTCAGCATCTTCTTCTCAACTATTTTTAAGAAAACATTATACTCAACTACATATTCCAAATGCAGAACAAAAGAGCTATGAAAATTGCTACCCGTTTATATATTATCTAGAACACGCAAAAACATACTATGAACAAGCAAGTATTGCTCCACTCTCTATACAGCCTACTTTAACGTTCTACGGGTTTGTACAGCTTTTAAAAGCATGTTTACTTACCGTAGACCCTAATTACCCTGAATCGACTTCCTTGCTTGCTCATGGGGTCACAACAAGAAAAAGAAAAAAGCAACAATATGAGTTTTTGAAGGATGAAGTAAAAGTACAAAAAAATGGATTAATCACTTGTTTAGCTGAAAAAATTTTTAATATCAAACAGTTAGAAGGGGAAAAATTTACAATGGAAACACTACTGAAGGAAATTCCAGAAATGCAAATGAATTCCCCTATCCATTCTTCCAAACAATTCGAAACACTAACTCTTACACATCAAGGCTTTCTACTACCATCATCTATACTTGATCATTATCAAATGACGAGTAGCCGCTTTGTAGAATTCCTTAGTTCTAAAATCAAATTAACTTTATCATTAGAGGAAAATAAAAAGGATCTCATAATTACTCCCAAAGATGTATTGTATTATAATGGAAACTCGCCGATTCACTATAATACCTATTCAAAGAACTTTATGCTTTCTCTCAATAAACAGTCACCATGCTATGTATTGCCTGAATTGCTTCTTCATTATTTAATTTTATACAATCTAAGTATGATTGCTCGCTATGAAACAGAGTGGTGGTCTGAACTGTTTAAAACAATGCCCAATGATGACTATCCAACTATCATTCAATTTCTTAAAATAACCCCTAGCAAAACTACTTTTTTAGTATCTAAATGGTTAAATGAATTCAATAAAAAAGATCAGCTTTTCAGCTGA
- the guaB gene encoding IMP dehydrogenase, which produces MWENKFAKEGLTFDDVLLVPGKSEVLPNDVSLKVELAENLKLNIPIISAGMDTVTEAEMAIAMARQGGLGIIHKNMSIEAQADQVDKVKRSESGVISDPFFLTPEHQVFDAEHLMGKYRISGVPIVNNETDQKLVGIITNRDLRFIDDFSLKISDVMTVENLVTASVGTNLEQAEKILQKYKIEKLPLVDDNGVLKGLITIKDIEKVIEFPNSAKDKQGRLLVGAAVGVTKDTMKRVEMLVKAHVDVIVLDTAHGHSAGVLGKVKEIRDAYPELTIIAGNVATAEGTRALIEAGADIVKVGIGPGSICTTRVVAGVGVPQITAVYDCATEARKHGKTIIADGGIKYSGDVVKALAAGGDAVMLGSLLAGVTESPGETEIFQGRRFKVYRGMGSVAAMEKGSKDRYFQEDNKKFVPEGIEGRLPYKGPLADTIYQLIGGIRSGMGYCGTPTLTDLKERAQFVKMTGAGLRESHPHDVQITKEAPNYSLQ; this is translated from the coding sequence ATGTGGGAAAATAAGTTTGCAAAAGAAGGTTTAACTTTTGATGATGTGTTACTGGTACCAGGAAAGTCGGAGGTACTACCAAACGATGTAAGTTTAAAAGTAGAGTTGGCGGAAAATTTGAAACTCAATATTCCGATTATTAGTGCAGGAATGGATACAGTAACAGAAGCGGAAATGGCGATCGCAATGGCTCGTCAAGGTGGCTTAGGAATTATTCATAAAAATATGTCAATTGAAGCTCAAGCTGATCAAGTAGATAAGGTTAAACGTTCTGAGAGTGGTGTTATCTCTGACCCATTTTTCTTAACGCCAGAACATCAAGTATTTGATGCTGAGCATTTAATGGGCAAATATCGAATTTCTGGAGTGCCAATTGTTAATAATGAAACAGATCAAAAGCTTGTTGGGATTATTACAAATCGTGATTTACGCTTTATTGATGATTTCTCTTTAAAAATTTCTGATGTAATGACAGTTGAAAATTTAGTGACAGCATCAGTCGGAACAAACTTAGAGCAAGCTGAAAAAATTCTTCAGAAATATAAAATCGAGAAACTCCCTCTTGTTGACGATAACGGTGTTTTAAAGGGACTAATTACAATTAAAGATATCGAAAAAGTTATTGAATTCCCTAACTCAGCTAAAGATAAACAAGGAAGATTACTTGTTGGAGCTGCAGTTGGAGTAACGAAAGATACAATGAAGCGTGTAGAAATGCTAGTAAAAGCACATGTTGATGTCATTGTATTAGATACAGCACACGGCCATTCTGCAGGTGTTCTTGGAAAAGTTAAAGAAATTCGAGATGCTTATCCTGAATTGACAATTATCGCAGGGAACGTTGCAACAGCAGAAGGCACACGAGCATTAATTGAAGCAGGTGCTGATATTGTAAAAGTTGGAATTGGGCCTGGATCAATTTGTACAACACGTGTTGTTGCTGGTGTAGGTGTACCACAAATTACAGCTGTATATGATTGTGCAACAGAAGCTCGCAAACATGGTAAAACAATTATTGCTGATGGTGGTATTAAATACTCTGGTGATGTTGTAAAAGCTTTAGCTGCAGGCGGAGATGCAGTAATGCTTGGAAGCTTACTGGCTGGTGTTACGGAAAGTCCAGGGGAAACAGAAATCTTCCAAGGCCGACGTTTTAAAGTATATCGTGGTATGGGTTCTGTTGCAGCAATGGAAAAAGGGTCTAAAGACCGTTACTTCCAAGAAGATAATAAGAAATTCGTTCCAGAAGGAATTGAGGGACGTCTTCCTTATAAAGGACCTCTTGCAGATACAATTTATCAATTAATCGGTGGTATTCGTTCAGGTATGGGATACTGCGGAACACCTACTTTAACGGATTTAAAAGAAAGAGCACAATTCGTTAAAATGACAGGTGCGGGCTTAAGAGAAAGTCATCCGCATGATGTTCAAATTACAAAAGAAGCACCGAACTATTCTTTACAATAA